Proteins encoded in a region of the Methanobrevibacter millerae genome:
- a CDS encoding MFS transporter, translating into MNNETVKMTKFLAVLFAICSGLAIGNLYWAQPLLVQIMNGFGLPAANGGLLVTATQIGYAIGILLIVPLGDFVQRKRLISIVMILSVIALISCALSPSFIILSLSLFSMGLVTISGQIILPLAGDLSKEEERGHIVGIVSSGITTGILFSRFASGIIAGVWGWRSVYLIAAALNLIMVLIIIYVLPKIPRKNKLKSYKKLLFSVFTTFKRHDTLPNILLHSGLIFGLVFNIFWTSLTFLLSGSPFNYDTFQIGLVSLAGLTAAAFGLGIGKLQDKGLSVPALGGFIIISFITMICGFIFYDSIVAIVIIAAILSVAVQGISVLTQTRLFNLSNEERSRLNTVFVVNNFIFGAVGNALASFLWSLGGWTYVMMAASLISLIALIVWLFSRSSFNEIDAQGF; encoded by the coding sequence ATGAATAATGAGACAGTTAAAATGACTAAATTTTTGGCAGTATTATTTGCAATATGTTCTGGTCTTGCAATAGGTAACCTGTATTGGGCTCAGCCATTGCTTGTTCAGATTATGAATGGTTTTGGACTTCCTGCAGCAAACGGCGGATTATTAGTTACCGCAACACAGATTGGATATGCAATAGGAATATTGCTTATTGTGCCATTGGGAGATTTTGTTCAAAGAAAAAGATTGATAAGCATTGTAATGATATTATCCGTAATTGCACTAATATCCTGTGCATTATCCCCCTCATTTATAATATTGTCATTGTCCCTTTTTAGCATGGGGCTTGTAACAATTTCAGGACAAATCATATTGCCACTTGCAGGAGATTTGAGCAAAGAAGAAGAGCGTGGACATATCGTAGGTATCGTATCCTCAGGAATAACAACAGGTATACTGTTTTCAAGATTTGCAAGCGGAATCATTGCAGGAGTGTGGGGATGGAGATCAGTATATCTGATTGCAGCAGCGTTAAATCTGATTATGGTTTTAATCATCATATATGTATTGCCCAAAATTCCAAGAAAAAACAAACTCAAATCATATAAAAAACTTTTATTCAGTGTATTTACTACATTTAAAAGACATGATACATTGCCAAACATATTGCTGCACAGCGGATTGATATTTGGTTTGGTATTCAACATATTCTGGACATCATTAACATTCCTACTCTCAGGATCCCCATTCAATTATGATACATTTCAAATCGGACTTGTGAGTTTGGCCGGACTTACTGCAGCAGCATTCGGATTGGGAATTGGAAAATTGCAGGACAAGGGATTAAGCGTGCCTGCACTTGGAGGGTTCATAATTATCAGTTTCATTACAATGATATGTGGATTCATATTCTATGATTCGATTGTCGCCATTGTAATCATTGCTGCCATATTGTCAGTAGCTGTACAGGGAATATCTGTTTTAACCCAGACAAGACTGTTCAATTTATCCAATGAAGAAAGAAGTAGGTTGAATACTGTTTTTGTTGTAAACAACTTCATATTTGGAGCTGTTGGAAATGCATTGGCATCATTTTTATGGTCATTGGGCGGATGGACATATGTGATGATGGCTGCAAGTTTGATTTCATTAATAGCTTTGATAGTATGGTTATTCTCAAGAAGTTCTTTCAACGAAATAGATGCTCAAGGATTTTAA
- a CDS encoding helix-turn-helix domain-containing protein, producing MVLDSKKLDYYERKYERNPLEDITKYISNKWTLHILRDLFLGKSHFNEFKVNRPSLDNKSLSRCLKTMQENDLIYKTNDGDDSKNTQYFLTQKGKSFNKVFYELLLFAIDNDIDNEHYSEHAKKELREIYKEILRID from the coding sequence ATGGTTCTTGATTCAAAAAAGTTAGATTATTATGAAAGAAAATATGAACGCAACCCTCTTGAAGATATTACCAAGTATATTAGCAACAAATGGACATTGCATATTTTAAGGGATTTGTTTTTAGGCAAAAGTCATTTCAATGAATTTAAAGTTAACAGACCCTCTCTAGATAATAAATCATTATCCAGATGCCTTAAAACCATGCAGGAAAATGATTTGATTTATAAAACAAATGATGGTGATGATTCAAAAAATACACAATATTTCCTCACACAAAAAGGAAAGTCATTCAACAAGGTATTTTATGAATTGCTGCTTTTTGCAATAGATAATGATATTGACAATGAACATTATTCAGAGCACGCAAAAAAAGAATTAAGGGAAATATATAAAGAAATTTTAAGAATAGATTAA
- the dmpI gene encoding 4-oxalocrotonate tautomerase DmpI produces MPVISFDIGELTKEQKEILAKEFSESASRVTGLPIEMIYVLFNERKFDNVGVGGVLLSNQE; encoded by the coding sequence ATGCCAGTTATTAGTTTTGATATAGGTGAATTAACTAAAGAGCAAAAAGAAATATTAGCAAAAGAATTCAGCGAATCCGCATCCAGAGTTACAGGACTTCCAATTGAAATGATTTATGTACTGTTCAATGAAAGGAAATTCGACAATGTTGGTGTTGGCGGAGTTCTTTTAAGCAATCAGGAATAG
- a CDS encoding asparagine synthase-related protein, translated as MCSIVGLQGKFKGNDLIKMLKASKNRGPDSTGIYLDNVISNIDLDNFSDDNDYDIALGHNLLDVYDLYDRKSMPQPVRKDNMVLVLNGALYNFATIRNFLSKVGVEDEINSDADALLYLIDFYNSGDLLKAIQMSLKLIDGDYAFAVFDGENMALVRDPLGVKPLFYAESDELCAFASARDSLYELGFEEIQTLLPEHILFNWNDVAPAQAVYEKIMEVDEIKLNKLLKLSVSKRVEGLDTVGVIFSGGVDSSILASLLQEISCNKKLDITLYAVGSEGSKDLEAAKYAAEYLDLPLKTQIVTEDLIKEHVGEVVHAIGDDNLMKVGVGLTTYFATRMIREDGLNVAISGQGADELFGGYNRYLKSYEEGTLDLEIREDISNMYHVNLERDDACAMLNSVEIRLPFLDKKLVEYAINLPIKNKVSGTGDVLRKNILRKLAFNEGLDKEIAYRPKKAAQYGTGIDKILRKRIIKEMDFSEFVN; from the coding sequence ATGTGTTCTATAGTAGGTCTTCAAGGAAAATTTAAAGGTAATGATTTAATTAAGATGTTGAAGGCATCCAAAAATCGTGGTCCTGACTCAACTGGCATTTATTTGGATAATGTTATTTCAAACATTGATTTGGATAATTTCAGTGATGACAATGATTATGATATTGCTTTGGGTCATAATCTGTTGGATGTTTATGATTTATATGACCGCAAATCCATGCCTCAGCCGGTTAGAAAGGACAATATGGTTCTGGTCTTGAATGGCGCATTATATAATTTCGCAACAATCCGCAATTTTTTAAGCAAGGTAGGTGTTGAGGATGAAATCAACTCAGATGCTGATGCTTTGCTTTATCTGATTGACTTTTACAACAGTGGAGATTTGCTTAAGGCAATCCAAATGTCACTGAAGCTTATTGACGGAGACTATGCATTTGCAGTATTTGACGGTGAAAACATGGCTCTTGTTCGCGATCCTTTAGGTGTAAAGCCGCTGTTTTATGCTGAAAGTGATGAATTGTGTGCTTTTGCCTCAGCTCGTGACAGCCTGTATGAACTTGGATTTGAAGAGATTCAAACATTATTGCCCGAGCATATACTTTTTAACTGGAATGATGTAGCTCCAGCGCAGGCAGTTTATGAAAAGATTATGGAAGTTGATGAAATTAAATTGAACAAGCTATTAAAGTTAAGTGTATCCAAAAGAGTTGAAGGATTAGACACCGTCGGTGTAATATTTTCTGGGGGTGTTGACAGTTCGATTTTAGCATCACTGCTGCAGGAGATATCATGCAACAAAAAGCTTGATATAACATTATATGCTGTTGGCTCAGAAGGCTCAAAAGACCTTGAAGCCGCAAAATATGCTGCCGAATATCTGGACCTTCCTTTAAAGACACAAATTGTAACCGAAGACCTGATAAAAGAACATGTCGGTGAAGTTGTCCATGCAATAGGTGATGATAACCTGATGAAGGTAGGTGTAGGCCTTACAACTTACTTTGCAACACGCATGATTCGTGAAGATGGCTTGAATGTGGCCATTTCCGGCCAGGGTGCCGACGAACTTTTCGGAGGGTATAACAGGTACCTTAAAAGTTATGAGGAAGGTACGCTTGATTTGGAAATTCGCGAAGACATATCCAACATGTATCATGTCAACCTTGAGAGGGATGATGCATGCGCAATGCTTAATTCAGTTGAGATAAGGCTGCCGTTTTTGGATAAGAAACTGGTTGAATATGCAATCAACCTTCCAATCAAAAATAAGGTATCCGGAACAGGAGATGTCTTGAGAAAGAATATCCTAAGAAAATTGGCATTCAATGAAGGATTGGATAAGGAAATAGCATACAGGCCTAAAAAGGCGGCGCAATACGGAACAGGCATTGACAAGATATTGAGAAAAAGAATAATCAAAGAAATGGATTTTTCTGAATTTGTAAATTGA
- a CDS encoding DUF2115 family protein, with the protein MKASDLLNEIRENLKDYPIEYLRNKVTDDRYKDPLTKKLAKYNSEAWDEIFALDITEDYDIKDGVVENFKNDIDFYFDTYAGGDEETREFTKYISLYLALMAKRPLHPVGDNPAKDEVFLQNGEYKCKTRIVSIKDENSMCRYCVCKNAGFSFGF; encoded by the coding sequence ATGAAAGCATCAGATTTACTCAATGAAATCAGGGAAAATTTAAAGGATTATCCTATTGAATATCTAAGAAACAAGGTTACGGACGACAGATACAAGGATCCTCTAACCAAAAAGCTTGCAAAATATAACTCAGAGGCATGGGATGAAATTTTTGCATTGGACATCACTGAAGACTATGATATCAAGGATGGTGTTGTTGAAAACTTTAAAAATGACATAGATTTTTATTTCGACACGTATGCTGGGGGAGATGAGGAAACCAGAGAATTTACAAAATACATTTCTCTTTATCTGGCATTGATGGCCAAAAGACCATTACATCCTGTTGGAGATAACCCTGCAAAGGATGAAGTCTTTTTGCAGAACGGTGAATATAAATGCAAAACAAGAATAGTCAGCATCAAGGATGAAAATTCCATGTGCAGATATTGCGTTTGTAAAAATGCTGGATTTTCTTTTGGATTTTAA
- a CDS encoding DUF2115 family protein, whose protein sequence is MDKQVLEMLDEFSDIASNEKSISANSVLEILKNYSSTISVFDMMAVSAEIMEENKYVQANYREESQKSYVKSFLLRSKEILADANDYAKDINKDDFIDAVEILRSNHMNETSESKSKFPLVAIMASIYTTFILEEPIHPVGTPFPGSLKVEKKGDVFLCPVKDANIDTPNAVCNICLAEQLDF, encoded by the coding sequence ATGGATAAGCAGGTTTTGGAAATGCTGGATGAGTTTTCAGATATTGCATCAAATGAAAAAAGCATATCTGCCAATTCTGTTTTGGAAATATTGAAGAATTATTCCTCAACAATATCAGTATTTGACATGATGGCCGTTAGCGCAGAGATAATGGAAGAAAACAAGTATGTTCAAGCAAATTATCGCGAAGAAAGCCAAAAGTCTTATGTCAAATCCTTTCTCTTGCGTTCAAAAGAGATTTTGGCAGATGCAAACGATTATGCTAAAGATATCAATAAGGATGATTTCATCGATGCAGTGGAGATTTTAAGGTCAAATCATATGAATGAAACCTCTGAATCCAAATCAAAATTTCCATTGGTTGCAATCATGGCTTCAATTTACACTACATTTATTTTAGAAGAGCCAATTCATCCGGTAGGCACTCCATTTCCTGGATCTTTAAAGGTTGAAAAGAAAGGTGATGTGTTTTTATGTCCGGTAAAGGATGCGAATATCGATACGCCAAATGCAGTCTGCAATATATGCCTTGCCGAGCAACTGGATTTTTAG
- a CDS encoding NADAR domain-containing protein: MFELDTYLNSTDFTNLCLALDFLPEDIDEIKQKSAELTDDIEDSLALIIYDHILKYRETPSREFCHKFYLYRMLPSNSSFSNNDLFYQVYIRDNDRWTDLENKLKAGMESGKLNSEYFFEKEYNQELDTLSKSKVDDAYKAIYLHEINYLVNNYDDEIKKTIITAALNNFLSNPLLFNDVKRAFYKFIRGDIEVDVKYLVRENQFHPYSIIKNKTIVGYIDSLIAKYDDKYEADSSEYMLTYYSDINWDDAFYVMTCGDGENFKHRNDLSKIFIVKKELLDDSKALMLNKNSPLIDEFEDYVDGRIDMYHISLDELNLIENDDFKLTEAFHNDDKTTWHIIDALEDNDEYNPDDLYDVVSKKPLSCEFLGLISSLNLTIDDAYEIQGDVKSGIDAMDAIIKRISGNDILKSQVDALIDFREMDNSYSEILYDYISDKGILNNGLCQYLNDMVVPKVIEKPFLDEGKFAAPRWLVYPELDPYTIGWRMGYGEDYAMNEPWHTREFYELFPKPQNWKFDSRKSDFGRLPLLGYLWRDYGKAKYSQISGDVIEVNDFITFEQKDLEFRNNHFSFKSIEHAVLASKYDLFSKADPIYTSVNTLKRGFYLTDEQTEYWEGIKYTVLLNACYYKFMYDDSLKRKLLYTGDKSLVYVSEDEWGGEENLLGFALMELRDEIHRLYEHEDLIDWEYTEYLKHLNPYENPQKRNPNDMQSGEYMVIASTLNQSSFYVRDCNLSDELADKYEVGQILTEKAFVDATDKIGGISTTHRYLILSNGMADLSQFEKGTDWGIHTANANSKFKVLDIYRKHGKTQIFLLQLPEGFEEVFTLSNNLINQRIEYSRKLFDSCLSKAIIEEVNSHDWLERVSFPLGMDENGNFF, translated from the coding sequence ATGTTTGAACTAGATACATATTTAAATTCTACTGATTTTACCAATTTGTGCTTGGCATTGGACTTTTTACCTGAAGATATTGATGAGATTAAACAAAAATCTGCTGAATTAACAGATGATATTGAAGATTCATTGGCATTAATTATCTATGACCACATTTTAAAGTATAGGGAAACTCCAAGTAGAGAATTCTGCCATAAATTTTATCTCTACAGGATGCTTCCGAGTAATTCATCATTTTCCAATAATGATCTGTTCTATCAGGTTTATATTAGGGACAATGATAGATGGACAGATTTAGAAAATAAGCTGAAAGCAGGAATGGAATCCGGAAAGCTCAACAGTGAATATTTCTTTGAAAAGGAGTATAATCAGGAATTGGATACGTTGTCAAAATCAAAAGTGGATGATGCTTATAAAGCCATTTATCTGCATGAAATTAATTATCTGGTTAATAATTATGATGATGAAATTAAAAAAACGATAATAACTGCGGCATTGAATAACTTTCTTTCAAATCCTTTGCTTTTCAATGATGTTAAAAGAGCATTTTATAAATTTATTCGGGGAGATATTGAAGTCGATGTCAAATATCTTGTTCGTGAAAATCAATTTCATCCCTATTCCATTATTAAAAACAAGACTATAGTCGGATATATTGACAGTTTAATTGCCAAATATGATGACAAATATGAAGCAGACTCAAGCGAATACATGCTTACCTATTATTCAGACATTAACTGGGATGATGCATTTTATGTAATGACCTGTGGTGATGGAGAAAACTTCAAGCATAGAAATGACCTTTCAAAAATTTTCATTGTCAAAAAGGAGTTGCTTGATGACTCAAAAGCTTTGATGCTTAATAAAAACTCCCCATTAATCGATGAGTTTGAGGATTATGTTGACGGAAGAATCGATATGTATCATATCAGTTTGGATGAACTTAATTTAATTGAAAATGATGATTTTAAGTTAACTGAAGCTTTTCACAATGATGATAAGACTACATGGCATATTATTGATGCTTTGGAGGATAATGATGAGTATAATCCAGATGATTTGTATGATGTAGTATCCAAAAAGCCACTATCCTGTGAATTTTTGGGATTGATATCATCTCTTAACCTGACAATTGATGATGCCTATGAAATTCAAGGGGATGTTAAATCAGGAATTGATGCAATGGATGCAATCATCAAAAGGATTTCAGGAAATGATATCTTAAAATCACAGGTTGATGCTTTAATAGATTTTAGGGAAATGGATAACTCGTATTCTGAAATATTATATGATTATATTTCAGATAAAGGTATCCTGAACAATGGACTTTGCCAATATTTGAATGATATGGTTGTTCCTAAAGTCATAGAAAAGCCGTTTTTGGATGAAGGCAAGTTTGCAGCCCCAAGATGGCTGGTCTATCCGGAATTGGACCCATATACTATCGGTTGGAGAATGGGATACGGTGAAGATTATGCAATGAATGAGCCATGGCATACTAGGGAGTTCTATGAATTATTCCCAAAACCTCAAAATTGGAAATTTGATTCAAGAAAATCTGATTTTGGAAGACTTCCTTTGCTTGGCTATTTGTGGAGAGATTACGGAAAGGCAAAATACTCACAAATTAGTGGGGATGTAATTGAGGTAAATGATTTCATTACATTTGAACAGAAGGACTTGGAATTTAGAAACAATCATTTCAGTTTCAAAAGCATTGAACATGCGGTTTTAGCTTCAAAATATGATCTGTTTAGCAAAGCTGATCCAATATATACTTCAGTAAATACATTAAAAAGAGGATTTTACCTTACAGATGAACAGACTGAATACTGGGAAGGTATAAAGTATACTGTTTTGTTGAATGCATGCTACTATAAGTTCATGTATGATGATTCACTTAAAAGAAAACTTCTTTATACTGGCGACAAGTCATTAGTGTATGTTTCAGAGGATGAATGGGGCGGTGAAGAGAATTTACTTGGATTTGCATTGATGGAGCTCAGGGATGAAATTCACAGATTGTATGAGCACGAGGATTTGATTGATTGGGAATACACCGAGTATTTAAAACATTTGAATCCTTATGAAAATCCGCAGAAAAGAAATCCGAATGATATGCAGTCTGGTGAGTATATGGTCATTGCATCAACTTTAAATCAGAGCAGTTTTTATGTTCGGGATTGCAATCTGTCTGATGAATTGGCCGATAAGTATGAAGTAGGTCAGATTTTAACTGAAAAGGCTTTTGTTGACGCTACAGATAAGATTGGGGGAATTTCTACAACACACCGTTATCTGATACTGTCCAATGGGATGGCTGATTTGTCACAGTTTGAAAAGGGCACCGATTGGGGAATACACACGGCAAATGCTAATTCAAAATTCAAGGTTTTGGATATCTATCGAAAACATGGTAAAACCCAAATATTCCTGCTTCAGCTTCCTGAAGGATTCGAGGAAGTGTTTACACTTTCAAACAATTTGATTAATCAGCGCATTGAATATTCAAGGAAATTGTTTGATAGCTGCTTATCTAAAGCGATTATAGAAGAAGTTAATTCTCATGATTGGCTTGAAAGAGTAAGCTTTCCATTGGGAATGGATGAAAATGGAAATTTCTTTTAA
- a CDS encoding MATE family efflux transporter, whose protein sequence is MKVEQLITNPKKSIIGLSIPMILSLFLAMINNLADAMWVSGLGADALAAIGIVTPLFIIIIGLGIGLSAGVNSSVARFIGQGDMKNAGNSATHGVVLSIIVSIVIPGLILLFLDPLLTAIGGANVLGLAHEYGVWIIAGGFTIIIQNIYCGIFRSENKGVKATLPIGVAAALNIILDPIFIYNLNMGVSGAAIATVLANFIGLLMYLYWSYVKKDNTIDVKSYSTDRAIYRDIISVGVPASMEQILMSLFSMVINVILVMVATTDAVAVYTTVWRLISIGIMLPVGFGTGAISVFGALFGARKSDSIMDTFNYLHKIGFIGCIAMGIILAVFSPYLALLFGGAGLTQEITDVTILLCPYVIFASWSIISGCSYKVSDVGI, encoded by the coding sequence ATGAAAGTAGAACAATTAATTACAAATCCTAAAAAAAGTATAATTGGTTTAAGCATACCAATGATTCTATCATTGTTTCTGGCTATGATCAACAATCTGGCAGATGCCATGTGGGTATCCGGTCTTGGTGCTGATGCTCTTGCAGCTATAGGTATCGTAACGCCATTATTTATTATAATTATCGGTTTGGGTATTGGTTTGTCTGCAGGTGTAAATTCATCTGTAGCCCGTTTTATCGGTCAGGGAGATATGAAAAATGCAGGTAACAGCGCAACCCATGGTGTTGTTTTAAGTATTATCGTTAGTATTGTGATTCCAGGTTTGATTTTACTGTTTTTGGATCCACTATTGACAGCTATCGGTGGGGCAAATGTTTTGGGCCTTGCTCATGAGTATGGTGTCTGGATTATTGCCGGAGGATTTACAATAATCATTCAAAATATTTACTGTGGAATATTCCGGTCTGAGAATAAGGGAGTAAAAGCTACATTGCCTATTGGTGTTGCAGCAGCTTTAAACATTATATTGGATCCAATTTTTATATATAATTTGAACATGGGAGTTAGCGGTGCAGCTATTGCTACTGTTTTGGCAAATTTCATAGGTCTTTTGATGTATCTTTACTGGTCATATGTTAAAAAGGACAACACTATCGATGTTAAAAGTTATTCAACTGACAGGGCAATTTATAGGGACATCATCTCTGTTGGAGTCCCTGCAAGTATGGAACAGATTTTAATGTCACTCTTTTCAATGGTAATTAATGTAATTCTTGTTATGGTTGCAACTACAGATGCAGTTGCTGTTTATACCACTGTATGGAGATTAATCAGTATTGGTATAATGCTTCCTGTAGGTTTCGGAACAGGTGCAATCAGTGTATTCGGTGCATTGTTCGGAGCTAGAAAATCTGATTCAATAATGGATACCTTTAACTATCTCCATAAAATAGGATTCATCGGATGTATTGCAATGGGCATAATACTTGCTGTATTTTCACCATATTTGGCATTATTGTTTGGTGGTGCAGGCCTTACTCAGGAAATCACTGATGTTACTATTCTTTTGTGTCCATATGTAATTTTTGCAAGTTGGAGTATTATTTCTGGTTGCTCCTACAAAGTTTCGGACGTGGGGATTTAA
- a CDS encoding 3-oxoacyl-ACP reductase family protein has protein sequence MSKNAIITGGSRGIGKAMALKLGELGYNVAINYRSNSSKQLTEDLVEEIKSEYGVEAIAVQADVSVFEDCKKLVEATVEAFGEEIDALVNNAGITNNCNFIDLQPEDYERVINTNLVSMMHMCHLTLPYMVDRETSIVCTASVGGLTGVINQADYCAAKTGVIGLCRALALEFAPRKVRVNAIAPGMIMTDMLRGVNQDELNALAATIPLGKIGEVEEIAGALEYILSAEYLTGQVISPNGGFVLQ, from the coding sequence ATGTCAAAAAATGCAATAATTACTGGTGGATCTAGAGGAATCGGTAAAGCTATGGCTTTGAAATTAGGTGAACTTGGATACAATGTAGCTATAAACTACAGAAGTAACTCATCAAAACAATTGACTGAAGATTTGGTTGAAGAAATCAAATCAGAATACGGTGTAGAAGCTATTGCTGTACAGGCAGATGTAAGTGTTTTTGAAGACTGTAAAAAATTAGTAGAAGCAACAGTTGAAGCATTCGGTGAAGAAATTGATGCATTAGTCAACAATGCAGGTATTACAAACAACTGCAATTTCATTGACTTACAGCCTGAAGACTATGAAAGAGTTATAAATACAAATCTTGTAAGTATGATGCACATGTGCCACTTGACCCTGCCATACATGGTTGACCGTGAAACTTCAATTGTATGTACGGCTTCTGTCGGAGGATTGACTGGTGTAATCAACCAGGCAGATTACTGCGCTGCAAAAACTGGTGTAATAGGTTTATGTAGAGCTTTAGCTTTAGAATTTGCACCAAGAAAAGTCCGTGTCAATGCAATTGCTCCTGGAATGATTATGACGGACATGCTTAGGGGAGTAAATCAGGATGAATTGAATGCTCTTGCAGCAACAATCCCTCTCGGCAAAATAGGTGAAGTTGAAGAGATTGCTGGTGCACTAGAATACATCTTAAGTGCTGAGTATTTAACCGGTCAGGTAATTTCTCCTAACGGTGGTTTTGTTTTACAATAA
- a CDS encoding Ig-like domain repeat protein, with protein MDYNKIIILLIALLVVILVVGGIFLMNPLKQNSKLEMISNGTAYIDSSFSVKLMDFENKSIVNGSIDLTILDNAHKVVFNQSVKTNRNGEASLQLVNISEGNYTVKITFNGNDRYNNCSLTHNLELKDHHVDAISTDSETSNVDSGAFYSAQSGRTIYTGEIQLAPDDHHWKHMGNNRWVRID; from the coding sequence ATGGATTATAATAAAATTATCATTTTGCTGATAGCATTGCTTGTTGTCATTCTTGTTGTTGGCGGAATTTTTCTGATGAATCCTTTAAAACAGAATTCCAAGCTGGAAATGATCAGTAATGGTACTGCTTATATTGACAGTTCTTTTTCAGTTAAGCTGATGGATTTTGAAAATAAGTCAATAGTTAATGGAAGCATTGATTTAACTATTTTAGATAATGCTCACAAAGTTGTTTTTAATCAGTCTGTAAAAACAAACAGGAATGGTGAAGCATCACTGCAGTTGGTTAATATTTCTGAAGGAAACTATACTGTTAAGATTACATTCAATGGAAATGACAGGTACAATAACTGTAGCTTAACTCATAATCTTGAGTTGAAAGACCATCATGTGGATGCAATATCAACTGATTCGGAAACATCTAATGTAGATTCCGGTGCATTTTACAGTGCACAGTCTGGAAGAACAATCTACACTGGTGAGATTCAATTGGCTCCTGATGATCATCACTGGAAGCATATGGGTAACAATCGCTGGGTAAGAATCGATTGA
- the gatC gene encoding Asp-tRNA(Asn) amidotransferase subunit GatC has translation MSIEKDAEKIIDEFSKTLDNIPDSEETWYITDNLNLTREDVPHEKNPEKILRNAHIDKDGNLKVKKADWI, from the coding sequence ATGTCAATTGAAAAAGATGCTGAAAAAATTATTGATGAATTTTCAAAAACTTTAGATAATATTCCTGATTCAGAAGAGACTTGGTATATTACTGATAACTTAAATTTAACTCGTGAAGATGTACCTCATGAGAAAAACCCTGAAAAGATTTTAAGAAATGCTCATATTGACAAGGATGGCAATCTTAAAGTTAAAAAGGCTGATTGGATATAA
- a CDS encoding homoserine dehydrogenase, whose amino-acid sequence MKECKIIIMGFGSVGQGIAQAIALKKAMIKDKYGVELKVVAAADSSTSAINPDGLEEMLLIHSKNSEGNLSAYPEFGTNVSGLDVLDAVEYDLLMEATPTNISTAEPALSLTLKAFDQGKDVVTSNKGHLAIKFKNVTRAAEENGVEFKYEASVGGAMPIINFTRETLSSCGVKSIVGILNGTTNYILSRMTSEGSAYDITLKESQELGIAETDPTQDVEGIDAACKTVILANSLLGIDATYDDVEVEGISNITSQAIELAGKDGYVIKLIAEVSKDNLRVSPRLVKKGSPYDIGGTLNMATIKTELAGDVTVMGLGAGSLETASAMLTDVISILKTKY is encoded by the coding sequence ATGAAGGAATGTAAGATTATTATAATGGGATTTGGATCAGTGGGTCAAGGTATTGCCCAAGCAATCGCATTAAAAAAAGCTATGATTAAAGATAAATATGGAGTTGAGTTAAAGGTTGTAGCTGCTGCAGATTCATCCACATCTGCTATTAACCCTGATGGTTTGGAAGAAATGTTGCTTATTCATAGTAAAAATAGTGAAGGTAACTTATCCGCTTATCCTGAATTTGGAACAAATGTGTCCGGACTTGACGTATTGGATGCAGTGGAATATGATTTATTGATGGAAGCAACACCAACCAACATTTCAACTGCCGAACCTGCATTATCCTTAACTCTTAAAGCATTTGACCAAGGAAAAGATGTTGTAACTTCTAATAAAGGACATTTAGCTATCAAGTTTAAAAACGTTACTCGCGCTGCTGAAGAAAATGGTGTTGAATTCAAATATGAGGCTAGTGTCGGAGGAGCAATGCCTATCATCAACTTCACCCGTGAAACACTCTCCTCCTGTGGCGTAAAATCAATCGTCGGTATTTTAAACGGAACAACAAATTATATATTATCCAGAATGACTTCTGAAGGTTCAGCTTATGATATCACTTTAAAAGAATCACAGGAATTGGGTATTGCGGAAACTGACCCAACTCAAGACGTTGAAGGTATTGATGCAGCGTGTAAAACTGTAATTTTAGCTAATTCACTTTTAGGAATTGATGCAACCTATGATGATGTTGAGGTTGAAGGTATTTCCAACATCACTTCACAGGCTATTGAGCTTGCCGGCAAGGACGGTTATGTAATCAAATTGATAGCTGAAGTTTCAAAAGATAATTTGAGGGTATCACCACGTTTGGTTAAGAAAGGAAGCCCTTATGATATCGGCGGAACCTTGAATATGGCTACCATTAAAACAGAATTGGCCGGTGATGTTACAGTAATGGGACTCGGTGCAGGATCTCTTGAAACTGCATCTGCGATGTTGACTGATGTAATTAGTATTTTAAAAACCAAATACTAA